From Nguyenibacter vanlangensis, one genomic window encodes:
- a CDS encoding F0F1 ATP synthase subunit gamma — translation MASLKELRARIGSVKSTRKITSAMKMVAAAKLRRAQARAEAARPYAAAMRRMLAELAAGTRGEAALPKLLAGTGADKVHLLIPMTSDRGLAGAFNANINRTTRDLIRRLQAEGKTVRLLPVGRKGHDYLMREFSALMVGHVHGSGGKEVPFSAAAELGGRIAAMLETGEFDVCTVVYNRFRNVMSQTPTELQLVPLSVPANDGAPAIDAPAYEFEPGEEELLASLLPRNLQVQLYATMLESAAGEQGARMTAMDNATRNAGKAIDRLTLTYNRTRQTNITNELIEIISGAQAV, via the coding sequence ATGGCATCCCTCAAGGAACTTCGCGCGCGGATCGGCAGCGTCAAATCGACGCGGAAGATCACCAGCGCCATGAAGATGGTGGCGGCGGCCAAGCTGCGCCGGGCGCAGGCCCGCGCCGAGGCCGCGCGTCCCTATGCGGCGGCGATGCGCCGGATGCTGGCGGAACTGGCGGCCGGCACCCGGGGCGAGGCCGCCCTGCCGAAGCTGCTGGCCGGCACGGGGGCCGACAAGGTCCATCTGCTGATCCCGATGACCAGCGATCGCGGCCTGGCCGGCGCGTTCAACGCCAACATCAACCGCACGACGCGCGACCTGATCCGCCGCCTGCAGGCCGAGGGCAAGACCGTCCGCCTGCTGCCGGTGGGGCGCAAGGGCCATGACTACCTGATGCGGGAATTCTCGGCGCTGATGGTCGGCCATGTCCATGGTTCGGGCGGCAAGGAGGTCCCGTTCTCGGCCGCGGCCGAACTGGGCGGGCGGATCGCCGCGATGCTGGAGACGGGGGAATTCGACGTCTGTACCGTCGTCTATAACCGCTTCCGCAACGTCATGTCGCAGACGCCGACCGAATTGCAACTGGTGCCGCTGTCGGTGCCGGCCAATGACGGCGCGCCCGCGATCGACGCCCCGGCCTATGAATTCGAGCCCGGCGAAGAAGAATTGCTGGCCAGCCTGCTGCCGCGCAACCTGCAGGTCCAGCTCTATGCCACCATGCTGGAAAGCGCTGCGGGCGAGCAGGGGGCGCGGATGACGGCCATGGACAACGCCACCCGCAATGCGGGCAAGGCGATCGACCGGCTGACGCTGACCTATAACCGCACGCGCCAGACCAACATCACCAACGAACTGATCGAGATCATCTCGGGCGCCCAGGCGGTCTGA
- the atpD gene encoding F0F1 ATP synthase subunit beta — protein sequence MSDTTQYQAPVATQGQSQNSNVVGRVTQVRGAVVDVQFEGTLPHILDALHVSFNGQTLVLEVAQEIGEHEVRCIAMDSTDGLIRGAEVVATGAQISVPVGPGTLGRILNVIGEPIDDRGPVKAEKRYTIHRKAPAFDEQAAASEILVTGIKVVDLLCPYLKGGKIGLFGGAGVGKTVIIQELINNIAKAHGGVSVFAGVGERTREGNDLYYEMQDAGVIKLGEDTTEGSKVALVYGQMNEPPGARARVALSGLSLAEYFRDEEGQDVLFFVDNIFRFTQAGAEVSALLGRIPSAVGYQPTLATEMGALQERITSTKKGSITSVQAVYVPADDLTDPAPAATFAHLDATTVLNRSIAEMGIYPAVDPLDSTSRSLDPKIVGAEHYQVARDVQRILQTYKSLQDIIAILGMDELSEDDKLLVARARRIQRFLSQPFHVAEVFTGAPGKLVSLEDTVRSFKAIVAGEYDHLPEGAFYMVGSIEEAVAKAEKMKETA from the coding sequence ATGTCGGACACCACACAGTACCAGGCTCCTGTCGCCACGCAGGGCCAGTCGCAGAACAGCAACGTCGTCGGTCGCGTGACCCAGGTCCGCGGCGCGGTGGTCGACGTGCAGTTCGAGGGCACGCTGCCGCATATCCTCGATGCGCTGCACGTCTCGTTCAACGGCCAGACCCTCGTGCTGGAAGTGGCGCAGGAGATCGGTGAGCACGAGGTGCGCTGCATCGCCATGGACTCGACCGATGGCCTGATCCGCGGCGCCGAGGTCGTGGCGACCGGCGCGCAGATTTCGGTTCCGGTCGGCCCCGGCACGCTGGGCCGCATCCTGAACGTGATCGGCGAGCCGATCGACGATCGCGGCCCGGTCAAGGCCGAGAAGCGCTATACGATCCACCGCAAGGCGCCCGCCTTCGACGAGCAGGCGGCGGCCAGCGAGATCCTGGTGACCGGCATCAAGGTCGTCGACCTGCTGTGCCCCTATCTGAAGGGCGGCAAGATCGGCCTGTTCGGCGGCGCCGGCGTGGGCAAGACCGTCATCATCCAGGAGCTGATCAACAACATCGCCAAGGCGCATGGCGGCGTGTCGGTGTTCGCCGGCGTCGGCGAGCGCACGCGCGAAGGCAACGACCTGTATTACGAAATGCAGGATGCCGGCGTGATCAAGCTGGGCGAGGACACGACCGAGGGCTCGAAGGTGGCGCTGGTCTATGGCCAGATGAACGAGCCGCCGGGTGCCCGTGCGCGCGTCGCGCTGTCGGGCCTGTCGCTGGCCGAGTATTTCCGTGACGAGGAAGGCCAGGATGTCCTGTTCTTCGTCGACAACATCTTCCGCTTCACCCAGGCGGGCGCCGAGGTCTCGGCGCTGCTGGGGCGCATTCCCTCGGCGGTGGGCTATCAGCCGACGCTCGCGACCGAGATGGGCGCGCTGCAGGAACGCATCACCTCGACCAAGAAGGGGTCGATCACCTCGGTCCAGGCGGTCTATGTCCCGGCCGACGACCTGACGGACCCGGCGCCGGCCGCGACCTTCGCCCATCTGGACGCGACCACGGTGCTGAACCGCTCGATCGCCGAGATGGGCATCTATCCGGCCGTCGATCCGCTGGATTCGACCTCGCGCTCGCTGGATCCCAAGATCGTGGGCGCGGAACATTACCAGGTCGCCCGCGACGTGCAGCGCATCCTGCAGACCTACAAATCGCTGCAGGACATCATCGCGATCCTGGGCATGGACGAACTGTCCGAGGACGACAAGCTGCTGGTGGCGCGCGCGCGCCGCATCCAGCGCTTCCTGTCGCAGCCGTTCCACGTTGCTGAAGTCTTCACCGGCGCGCCGGGCAAGCTGGTGTCGCTGGAAGACACGGTGCGCTCGTTCAAGGCGATCGTCGCCGGCGAATATGACCATCTGCCGGAAGGCGCCTTCTACATGGTCGGTTCGATCGAGGAAGCGGTGGCCAAGGCCGAGAAGATGAAGGAAACGGCCTGA
- the atpC gene encoding ATP synthase F1 subunit epsilon — protein MPIEVEIVSPEKVLFSRAVDMAVIPGLEGDIAAMPDHAPMMMLLRGGVVELHQDGKVTDRFFVAGGFADMTATRCTILADAATALSDLSVEAAQARLQELQASYDAADKMDVPALDLLMAKMQSVRAEIEAAGGAAA, from the coding sequence ATGCCGATTGAGGTCGAGATCGTCAGCCCCGAGAAGGTTCTCTTCTCGCGCGCGGTCGATATGGCGGTGATCCCGGGTCTGGAAGGCGACATCGCCGCCATGCCCGACCATGCGCCGATGATGATGCTGCTGCGTGGCGGTGTCGTCGAACTGCATCAGGACGGCAAGGTGACGGACCGGTTCTTCGTCGCGGGCGGGTTTGCCGACATGACGGCGACCCGCTGCACGATCCTGGCGGACGCGGCCACCGCGCTGTCCGACCTGTCGGTCGAGGCCGCCCAGGCGCGCCTGCAGGAGTTGCAGGCGTCCTATGACGCAGCGGACAAGATGGATGTACCGGCCCTGGACCTGCTGATGGCCAAGATGCAGTCGGTTCGCGCCGAGATCGAAGCCGCGGGCGGCGCGGCGGCGTAG
- the queF gene encoding preQ(1) synthase gives MSAPSRPDDGSQTLTQLGKPTIQPASPEDATLERVPAPYRDRRYLVRFTAPEFTSLCPVTGQPDFAHLVIDYVPDQWIVESKSLKLFLTSFRNHGAFHEACSVQIATTLVDLLNPVWLRIGAYWYPRGGMPIDVFWQSGTPPEGVWIPPQDVPGYRGRG, from the coding sequence GTGAGCGCACCTTCCCGCCCCGATGACGGCAGCCAGACGCTGACCCAGCTCGGCAAGCCGACGATCCAGCCCGCCAGCCCCGAGGACGCGACGCTGGAGCGCGTCCCCGCGCCCTATCGCGACCGGCGCTATCTTGTGCGTTTCACCGCCCCGGAATTCACCTCGCTCTGCCCCGTGACCGGCCAGCCGGACTTCGCGCACCTGGTCATCGACTATGTGCCCGATCAGTGGATCGTCGAAAGCAAGTCGCTGAAACTGTTCCTGACCAGCTTCCGCAACCACGGCGCGTTCCACGAGGCATGCTCGGTCCAGATCGCGACCACCCTGGTCGATCTGCTCAATCCGGTCTGGCTGCGGATCGGCGCCTACTGGTATCCGCGCGGCGGCATGCCGATCGACGTGTTCTGGCAGAGCGGCACCCCGCCCGAAGGGGTCTGGATTCCGCCGCAGGACGTCCCCGGCTATCGCGGGCGCGGCTGA
- the rnd gene encoding ribonuclease D — translation MAHASKAEFPDPVLITTTDELTAVIERLRQEPFVTIDTEFVRERTYWPELCLVQLAGQADVVVVDTLAAGIDLAPLGALLDDPAVVKVFHAARQDLEIFLHLFDRLPESLFDTQVAAMVAGYGDQVGYDNLVSSLTGAHIDKTHRFSDWSARPLSPAQISYAAADVTHLRTVYQVLLDRLGREGRLDWVAAELAVLSVPATFRPDPETMWERMRPRTANRRMLGILRAIAAWREREAQRVNVPRQRLLKDESLLEIAATAPADPDALARIRGVSRGFAEGKGGAGLLEALADAKALPDSALPRPPKAREGQRPSPALVALLKVLLAACCEEHDVAPRLVASADDLDRLALEAEPDLPLMQGWRRKVFGDDALALKSGQMLLGVDGTRIRRARI, via the coding sequence ATGGCGCACGCATCCAAAGCCGAATTCCCCGATCCTGTGCTGATCACCACCACCGACGAACTGACTGCCGTCATCGAACGGTTGCGGCAGGAGCCGTTCGTGACCATCGATACCGAATTCGTCCGCGAACGGACCTATTGGCCGGAACTTTGCCTGGTGCAGTTGGCCGGCCAGGCCGACGTCGTGGTGGTCGACACCCTGGCCGCCGGCATCGACCTGGCCCCGCTGGGGGCGCTGCTGGACGATCCGGCCGTCGTCAAGGTGTTCCATGCGGCACGGCAGGACCTGGAAATTTTCCTGCATCTGTTCGACCGGCTGCCGGAGTCGCTGTTCGATACCCAGGTCGCGGCGATGGTGGCGGGCTATGGCGACCAGGTCGGTTATGACAATCTGGTCTCGTCCCTGACCGGGGCGCATATCGACAAGACCCATCGTTTTTCCGACTGGTCGGCGCGCCCGCTGTCTCCGGCGCAGATCAGCTATGCCGCCGCCGACGTCACCCATCTGCGCACCGTCTATCAGGTGCTGCTGGACCGGCTGGGCCGCGAGGGGCGACTGGACTGGGTCGCGGCGGAACTGGCGGTGCTGTCCGTTCCCGCCACCTTTCGCCCGGACCCCGAGACGATGTGGGAGCGCATGCGTCCGCGCACCGCGAACCGGCGCATGCTGGGCATCCTGCGGGCCATCGCCGCCTGGCGCGAGCGCGAGGCCCAGCGGGTGAACGTACCGCGCCAGCGCCTGCTGAAGGATGAAAGCCTGCTGGAGATCGCCGCGACAGCGCCCGCCGATCCCGACGCGCTGGCCCGGATCAGGGGCGTGTCGCGCGGTTTCGCCGAGGGCAAGGGCGGCGCCGGCCTGCTGGAGGCCCTGGCGGACGCCAAGGCGCTGCCCGACAGCGCCCTGCCGCGTCCGCCGAAGGCGCGGGAGGGTCAGCGCCCGTCCCCCGCTTTGGTCGCGCTGCTGAAGGTGCTGCTGGCGGCGTGCTGCGAGGAGCATGACGTGGCGCCGCGCCTGGTGGCGTCCGCGGACGATCTCGACCGGCTGGCGCTGGAGGCCGAGCCCGACCTGCCGCTGATGCAGGGCTGGCGGCGCAAGGTGTTCGGCGACGACGCGCTGGCGCTGAAATCCGGGCAGATGCTGCTGGGGGTCGACGGCACGCGGATCAGGCGGGCCCGCATCTGA
- a CDS encoding GcrA family cell cycle regulator yields MAMEWTEETIARLRELWQQGLSTAEIGRQLAVTKNAVVGKAHRLGLQSRPSPIRRPAAPARATESRGMESKPVAAAAPASAAAPTANVTPLHGDAPKVAPIAAAPIATVPIAAETVPAEVRPVPGQIAASAAVAPGGPTPDAPAVAPAAAPAVAPVPAVAARQGASEAGPAETRVEARPPLRAVGTPAPRRSGLTCCWPLGDPGTPGFHFCGATPVPGKPYCAEHAQLAYVKLRDRRDNVA; encoded by the coding sequence ATGGCTATGGAATGGACCGAGGAGACGATCGCCCGTCTTCGCGAGCTTTGGCAGCAGGGATTGTCGACGGCCGAAATCGGGCGTCAGCTTGCGGTGACGAAAAACGCGGTCGTCGGCAAGGCGCATCGCCTTGGTCTCCAGTCGCGCCCATCGCCGATCCGCCGTCCAGCGGCGCCTGCCCGTGCCACGGAGTCCAGGGGCATGGAGTCCAAGCCGGTTGCGGCGGCGGCACCCGCGTCCGCTGCCGCGCCGACGGCGAACGTGACCCCGCTGCATGGGGATGCGCCGAAGGTTGCGCCCATCGCTGCCGCCCCCATTGCTACGGTCCCGATCGCGGCGGAAACCGTTCCGGCCGAGGTCCGTCCGGTCCCCGGCCAGATTGCCGCTTCGGCCGCTGTCGCGCCTGGCGGTCCGACGCCTGACGCTCCGGCCGTTGCCCCGGCTGCCGCGCCGGCGGTCGCCCCGGTCCCAGCGGTTGCCGCCCGGCAGGGGGCGTCCGAGGCCGGGCCGGCCGAAACCCGTGTCGAAGCCCGTCCGCCGTTGCGCGCGGTCGGCACGCCCGCGCCGCGTCGCAGCGGCCTGACCTGTTGCTGGCCGCTGGGCGATCCGGGCACGCCGGGCTTTCATTTCTGTGGCGCGACCCCGGTGCCCGGCAAGCCGTACTGCGCCGAACATGCGCAATTGGCCTATGTGAAGCTGCGCGACCGGCGCGACAACGTGGCTTGA
- a CDS encoding polymer-forming cytoskeletal protein — MFKRRKPEDDAPAQGGSSSAGRPASPQTHFPPPPAGGRPLSPVAASGTASPSSPPSKESAAMARAPFPPAPPPSPAPVPGAAQPVRPGMPQGQRKENLDRRTLVVGRGISVQGTIQDAERLVVEGTVESSMIHAQELQVAHGGMFRGEVEVEDADLAGTIDGTLTVRGSLTIRATGRLLGKAKCRRLQVEDGGQVTGHLEMITGTAPLPAGLDTPAPAAAPEEPETI; from the coding sequence TTGTTCAAACGACGCAAGCCAGAAGACGACGCCCCCGCCCAAGGCGGGTCGTCCTCGGCCGGCCGCCCGGCCAGTCCGCAGACGCATTTCCCGCCGCCGCCGGCGGGTGGCCGGCCCCTCTCTCCCGTCGCGGCATCCGGCACCGCATCCCCCTCTTCTCCCCCGTCCAAGGAATCTGCCGCCATGGCTCGTGCCCCCTTTCCTCCCGCGCCGCCCCCGTCCCCCGCTCCGGTTCCCGGCGCCGCCCAGCCGGTCCGCCCCGGCATGCCGCAGGGCCAGCGCAAGGAAAATCTCGACCGCCGGACCCTGGTCGTGGGCCGCGGCATCAGCGTGCAGGGCACGATCCAGGACGCCGAGCGCCTGGTGGTCGAAGGCACGGTCGAATCGTCGATGATTCACGCCCAGGAACTGCAGGTCGCCCATGGCGGCATGTTCCGTGGCGAGGTCGAGGTCGAGGACGCGGACCTGGCCGGCACCATCGACGGCACGCTGACCGTGCGCGGCAGCCTGACGATCCGCGCCACGGGACGCCTGCTGGGCAAGGCGAAATGCCGCCGCCTGCAAGTCGAGGATGGCGGCCAGGTGACCGGCCATCTGGAAATGATCACCGGCACCGCCCCCCTGCCGGCCGGCCTGGACACCCCGGCTCCGGCCGCCGCGCCGGAAGAGCCCGAGACGATCTGA
- a CDS encoding adenosine kinase, producing MSVSIEKDTADGEAAECRFDLLGIGNAIIDVLAPVEPDFLIAQDMIPGSMMLIDATRAEALYDMIPREREMGGGSAANTCVVAANMGARVAYLGKVADDGPGRTFAADLRDSGIHFPSSFLTGAIARRQPTARCLVMVTPDGQRTMNTYLGACVSFGPEDVMADIVASARVTYLEGYLFDPPHAQDAFRHAAALAHGAGRQVALSLSDPFCVARHRDAFRALVRGHVDILFANEEEVCSLYQTEDFAAAAAHAAADTHFAVLTRSAQGSVIIRGDERIDVAPVATQVVDTTGAGDAYAAGFLAGWTSGRTLAECGRLGSVAASEIISHFGARPLLNLRQDIAL from the coding sequence ATGTCTGTGTCGATTGAGAAGGATACGGCGGACGGAGAGGCGGCGGAATGCCGGTTCGACCTTCTGGGGATCGGCAATGCGATCATCGACGTGCTGGCGCCCGTCGAACCGGACTTTCTGATCGCGCAGGACATGATTCCCGGCAGCATGATGCTGATCGACGCCACGCGGGCCGAGGCGCTGTACGACATGATCCCGCGCGAGCGGGAGATGGGCGGCGGATCGGCGGCGAATACCTGTGTCGTGGCGGCCAACATGGGCGCGCGCGTCGCCTATCTGGGCAAGGTGGCCGATGACGGCCCGGGCCGCACCTTCGCCGCAGATTTGCGGGATTCGGGCATTCATTTCCCGTCCTCGTTCCTGACCGGCGCCATCGCGCGCCGCCAGCCCACCGCGCGCTGCCTGGTCATGGTCACGCCGGACGGGCAGCGGACGATGAACACCTATCTGGGCGCCTGCGTGTCGTTCGGGCCCGAAGACGTCATGGCCGACATCGTCGCCAGCGCCCGCGTGACCTATCTGGAAGGCTATCTGTTCGATCCCCCCCACGCGCAGGACGCGTTCCGCCATGCCGCGGCGCTGGCGCACGGGGCCGGGCGGCAGGTGGCGCTGTCCCTGTCCGACCCGTTCTGCGTCGCGCGCCATCGCGATGCCTTCCGCGCGCTGGTCAGGGGACATGTCGACATCCTGTTCGCGAATGAAGAGGAAGTCTGTTCGCTGTACCAGACCGAGGATTTCGCGGCCGCCGCGGCCCATGCCGCGGCCGACACGCATTTCGCGGTCCTGACCCGTTCGGCGCAGGGCAGCGTGATCATCAGGGGGGATGAGCGGATCGACGTCGCCCCCGTGGCGACCCAGGTGGTCGACACGACCGGCGCGGGCGACGCCTATGCCGCGGGCTTTCTGGCCGGCTGGACGTCGGGCCGGACCCTGGCGGAATGCGGCCGGCTGGGCAGTGTGGCGGCGTCGGAGATCATCTCGCATTTCGGGGCGCGCCCGCTGCTCAACCTGCGGCAGGATATCGCGCTGTAG
- a CDS encoding ABC-2 family transporter protein, whose translation MNGVRLWLRYLRASLAGQVRYPGAFALQLAGHLATTLMGFAAILILFRRFGTLHGWSVGQVALFYGLVNVEFALAEMVGRGFEAFGEEFLSTGEFDRVLLRPRWTVLQVLGHQFRLRPLARLAQGGAILAIGLATAQVRPALFSLPMLAWTIAGGVAFFLGVLVGQAALSFRTIESLEVANVLTYGGVEAGQYPFDLYARWFRVLMTYVVPLGAISYAPVLAILGRARQPTLACLAPAAGFAFLALMLGIWQAAVRRHASNGT comes from the coding sequence ATGAACGGGGTCAGGCTCTGGCTGCGCTATCTGCGCGCCTCGCTGGCCGGTCAGGTCCGCTATCCGGGCGCCTTCGCGCTGCAGCTCGCGGGGCACCTGGCCACCACGCTGATGGGTTTCGCCGCGATCCTGATCCTGTTCCGCCGCTTCGGCACCCTGCATGGCTGGAGCGTCGGACAGGTCGCGCTGTTCTACGGCCTGGTGAATGTCGAATTCGCCCTGGCCGAGATGGTCGGGCGCGGCTTCGAGGCGTTCGGCGAGGAGTTTCTGAGCACCGGGGAATTCGACCGCGTCCTGCTGCGCCCGCGCTGGACGGTGCTGCAGGTCCTGGGCCACCAGTTCCGGCTGCGGCCGTTGGCCCGCCTGGCGCAGGGCGGCGCGATCCTCGCCATCGGCCTGGCGACGGCGCAGGTGCGGCCCGCTTTGTTCAGCCTGCCGATGCTGGCCTGGACGATCGCGGGCGGCGTCGCCTTCTTCCTGGGGGTCCTGGTCGGGCAGGCGGCCCTGTCCTTCCGCACGATCGAAAGCCTGGAGGTCGCGAACGTACTGACCTATGGCGGGGTCGAGGCCGGGCAATATCCGTTCGACCTGTATGCGCGCTGGTTTCGCGTGCTGATGACCTATGTCGTGCCGCTGGGGGCCATCAGCTACGCGCCGGTACTGGCGATCCTGGGCCGCGCGCGGCAGCCCACGCTGGCCTGCCTGGCGCCGGCGGCGGGCTTCGCCTTCCTGGCGCTCATGCTGGGCATATGGCAGGCGGCGGTCCGCCGCCACGCCTCGAACGGAACATGA
- a CDS encoding ABC-2 family transporter protein, with protein sequence MMAARPYLAAFRARWQVTTRHRAAALAGFVTQCWWGAVNIMIYAAFYAGYGGTGHGAFTLRQTVTYVWIMQGALALMPWGCDPDIALAVRSGAVSHDLLRPVDIWWWWFCRAAARILGRLVPRAVLMAGFAGLALKLAGLDAWALHAPASAADAVLFTLSILLGLALSAAITVLLNIVTVRTLSPLGANAVITPLSLILSGNMLPLALFPDKAQVLLLLQPFAGLGDLPCRFWLGTLHGPRAAMALGQQAAWVALLTLAGRAALRRTLARLEVQGG encoded by the coding sequence ATGATGGCCGCACGCCCCTATCTGGCCGCCTTTCGCGCCCGCTGGCAGGTGACGACGCGCCACCGCGCCGCGGCCCTGGCCGGCTTCGTCACCCAATGCTGGTGGGGGGCGGTCAATATCATGATCTATGCCGCCTTCTATGCCGGATATGGGGGAACAGGCCACGGGGCGTTCACCCTGCGCCAGACCGTCACCTATGTCTGGATCATGCAGGGCGCGCTGGCCCTGATGCCGTGGGGGTGCGATCCGGATATCGCGCTGGCCGTGCGCAGCGGCGCGGTCTCGCACGACCTGCTGCGGCCGGTGGATATCTGGTGGTGGTGGTTCTGCCGCGCCGCCGCGCGCATCCTCGGGCGGCTGGTGCCGCGCGCGGTGCTGATGGCGGGATTCGCCGGGCTGGCGCTGAAGCTGGCCGGGCTGGATGCATGGGCGCTGCACGCGCCGGCTTCGGCCGCCGACGCGGTCCTCTTCACCCTGTCGATCCTGCTGGGCCTGGCGCTTTCGGCGGCCATCACCGTGCTGCTGAACATCGTGACGGTGCGCACCCTCTCGCCGCTGGGGGCGAATGCGGTCATCACGCCGCTGTCGCTGATCCTGTCGGGCAACATGCTGCCGCTGGCCCTGTTTCCGGACAAGGCGCAGGTGCTGCTTCTGCTGCAGCCCTTCGCCGGACTGGGCGACCTGCCCTGCCGGTTCTGGCTGGGCACATTGCACGGTCCGCGCGCGGCCATGGCCCTGGGCCAGCAGGCCGCCTGGGTCGCGCTGCTGACCCTGGCCGGCCGGGCGGCCCTGCGGCGGACCCTGGCCCGGCTGGAGGTCCAGGGCGGATGA
- a CDS encoding ATP-binding cassette domain-containing protein, translating to MTLPPARIVVEDLSKSYRIAAPARPPGAGRRLGFSLGFSRGFSLALPFAPRRRRVIEALRDVSFTIAPHTITGLIGPNGAGKSTLIKILSGILRPSAGHVRIGGLIPWADRIRHVGRIGVVFGQRSQLWWDLPVDGGFALLRDIYRVPPDAYRVRRARLVETLRLEGILDQPVRQLSLGQRMRAELAAALLHAPPLLILDEPTIGLDAPSKLAVRAFIHDLNRQEGTTVLLTTHDMHDIEALARRVIVIGHGRVLADSPFETLRATTLSGRRLVASFDGTVPPIALPDGVTRLSDGEGVLELDFDPARVPAADLVRLLDAAGGRLADISIVRPSIEDVISRFYERHGAAE from the coding sequence ATGACCCTGCCGCCCGCCCGCATCGTCGTCGAAGATCTGTCCAAGAGCTACCGCATCGCCGCCCCCGCCAGGCCCCCCGGCGCCGGGCGACGCCTCGGTTTTTCCCTGGGCTTTTCCCGGGGCTTTTCCCTGGCCCTGCCATTCGCCCCCCGGCGCCGGCGCGTGATCGAGGCGCTGCGCGACGTCAGCTTCACGATCGCGCCGCACACGATCACCGGGCTGATCGGCCCGAACGGCGCCGGAAAATCCACGCTGATCAAGATCCTGTCGGGGATCCTGCGCCCCAGCGCCGGCCATGTCCGCATCGGCGGCCTGATCCCCTGGGCCGACCGGATCCGGCATGTGGGGCGGATCGGCGTCGTCTTCGGCCAGCGCTCGCAGCTCTGGTGGGACCTGCCGGTCGATGGCGGCTTCGCCCTGCTGCGCGACATCTATCGCGTGCCGCCCGACGCCTATCGCGTGCGGCGCGCCCGGCTGGTCGAGACGCTGCGGCTGGAGGGCATCCTGGACCAGCCGGTGCGCCAGCTCTCGCTGGGCCAGCGCATGCGTGCCGAACTGGCGGCCGCCCTGCTGCACGCCCCGCCGCTGCTGATCCTGGACGAACCCACGATCGGCCTGGACGCGCCGTCGAAGCTGGCGGTGCGCGCCTTCATCCACGACCTCAACCGGCAGGAGGGGACGACCGTCCTGCTGACCACCCATGACATGCACGACATCGAGGCGCTGGCCCGGCGCGTCATCGTCATCGGCCATGGGCGGGTGCTGGCCGACAGCCCGTTCGAGACCCTGCGCGCCACCACCCTGTCGGGCCGGCGGCTGGTCGCCAGCTTCGACGGGACGGTGCCCCCGATCGCGCTGCCGGACGGCGTGACCCGCCTGTCGGACGGCGAGGGCGTGCTGGAACTGGATTTCGACCCTGCCCGCGTCCCGGCCGCCGACCTGGTCCGGCTGCTGGACGCGGCCGGGGGCAGGCTGGCCGACATCAGCATCGTCCGCCCGTCGATCGAGGACGTGATCAGCCGCTTCTACGAACGCCACGGCGCCGCGGAATGA